One genomic window of Devosia salina includes the following:
- a CDS encoding aminotransferase class V-fold PLP-dependent enzyme, with protein sequence MTRLPLDPARIRSLFPAFSEPSLAGQAFFENAGGSYTAQATLDRLDHYYRATKVQPYGVYSASEAAGAAMDLAYERLARALNVPSDWIHIGPSSSANTYVLANAFGAWLKPGDAIIVTNQDHEANTGNWRRLAARGIEVREWQVDTETARLSLDALDVLLDERVKLVAAPHCSNIVGDINPIADIATRAHAVGAVLAVDGVSYAPHGLPDLAALGADIYFFSAYKTYGPHQGVMAIRPELARALPNQGHYFNDTKLRYRLTPSGPDHAQIAATAGIVDYLEQVAALAPATVEGVDPFRRAHAAMRAQEIALATPLLDYLRTRNDIRLIGPSDPAVRAPTISVLHAEPGIDIARRLARHGIMASGGNFYAVRLLEALGIDPHNHGVLRLSFVHYTTPDEIQRLITALDTEL encoded by the coding sequence ATGACCCGTCTCCCCCTCGATCCCGCGCGCATCCGCTCTCTCTTCCCGGCCTTCTCCGAGCCCAGCCTGGCAGGTCAGGCCTTCTTCGAAAACGCCGGCGGCTCCTATACCGCCCAGGCCACGCTTGACCGGCTCGACCACTATTATCGCGCCACCAAGGTGCAGCCCTATGGCGTCTATTCCGCCTCGGAAGCGGCTGGGGCGGCCATGGACCTCGCCTATGAACGTCTCGCCCGGGCACTCAACGTCCCATCGGACTGGATCCATATCGGCCCTTCGAGTTCCGCCAATACCTATGTGCTGGCCAATGCGTTCGGTGCCTGGCTCAAGCCCGGCGACGCCATCATCGTCACCAATCAGGATCACGAGGCCAATACCGGCAATTGGCGGCGCCTTGCCGCGCGCGGCATCGAGGTGCGCGAATGGCAGGTGGATACCGAAACCGCCCGTCTCTCGCTGGACGCGCTCGATGTCCTGCTCGATGAGCGGGTCAAGCTGGTCGCCGCCCCGCATTGCTCCAATATCGTGGGCGACATCAACCCCATCGCCGACATCGCCACCCGCGCCCATGCCGTGGGCGCCGTGCTTGCGGTCGATGGCGTCAGCTATGCCCCGCACGGCCTGCCCGATCTCGCCGCTTTGGGCGCCGACATCTATTTCTTCTCAGCCTACAAGACCTATGGTCCGCATCAGGGCGTCATGGCCATCCGCCCCGAACTGGCTCGCGCCCTGCCCAATCAGGGCCATTATTTCAACGACACCAAGCTGCGCTACCGCCTGACCCCTTCTGGTCCCGACCATGCGCAGATCGCCGCCACCGCCGGCATCGTCGACTATCTCGAACAGGTCGCCGCGCTCGCCCCGGCCACCGTCGAAGGCGTCGACCCCTTCCGCCGCGCCCATGCCGCCATGCGCGCCCAGGAAATCGCCCTCGCCACCCCGCTGCTCGATTACCTGCGCACCCGCAACGATATCCGCCTCATCGGCCCGTCCGATCCGGCCGTCCGCGCCCCGACCATTTCAGTCCTGCACGCCGAACCCGGCATCGACATTGCCCGCCGCCTGGCCCGGCATGGCATCATGGCCTCGGGTGGCAATTTCTACGCCGTACGCCTGCTCGAAGCCCTGGGCATCGACCCGCACAATCACGGTGTCCTCCGCCTCTCCTTCGTGCACTACACCACGCCCGACGAAATCCAGCGGCTGATCACGGCACTCGACACAGAGCTTTAG
- a CDS encoding DMT family transporter: MSRPLASALLLLCTMFWGFAFIAQKSAMDSMGPLTFAGVRFLIGGLLILPLALHELRRKAIRLTGTHWFFILAMSTVFFLGSWLQQAGLATTTATNGGFLTGLYVFFVPLLGFLLFRTRPHPVVYAGVPLALVGIYFLNGGGLDTFNGGDWLIVASAVFWAMHVILLGHVARMTGLPVFVSSISFLFAGIAASAIALGTEAPTLEAISVGWIEIAYAAVLSTAVGFTLQAIGQQHVPPANAAIILSAESLFAALGGAVVLGERLPAIGYAGAALIFTAILLVEAIPALWARRKPHEPRIVN, from the coding sequence ATGTCCCGTCCCCTCGCCTCCGCGCTTCTCCTGCTCTGCACCATGTTCTGGGGCTTTGCCTTCATCGCCCAGAAATCGGCCATGGATTCCATGGGACCGCTCACCTTTGCCGGCGTCCGTTTCCTCATCGGCGGCCTGCTCATCCTGCCGCTGGCTCTGCATGAACTGCGCCGCAAGGCGATCCGGCTCACCGGCACGCACTGGTTCTTCATCCTGGCCATGAGCACGGTGTTCTTTCTCGGCTCCTGGCTGCAGCAGGCGGGCTTGGCGACCACCACGGCCACCAATGGCGGCTTCCTCACCGGGCTCTACGTCTTCTTCGTGCCGCTGCTTGGCTTCCTGCTGTTTCGCACACGGCCGCACCCGGTGGTTTATGCCGGCGTGCCGCTGGCACTGGTCGGCATCTACTTCCTCAACGGCGGCGGTCTCGACACCTTCAATGGTGGCGACTGGCTGATCGTGGCCAGCGCCGTCTTCTGGGCCATGCACGTCATCCTGCTGGGCCATGTCGCGCGCATGACCGGCCTGCCTGTCTTCGTATCCTCCATCAGCTTCCTGTTCGCCGGCATCGCCGCCAGCGCCATTGCGCTCGGCACCGAGGCCCCGACATTGGAAGCCATTTCCGTCGGCTGGATCGAGATCGCCTATGCGGCCGTGCTCTCGACCGCTGTCGGCTTCACGTTGCAAGCCATCGGCCAGCAGCATGTGCCGCCGGCCAATGCCGCCATCATCCTGTCGGCAGAAAGCCTGTTCGCGGCTCTGGGTGGCGCGGTGGTGCTGGGTGAAAGGCTGCCGGCGATCGGCTATGCCGGTGCTGCGCTCATCTTCACCGCCATCCTGCTCGTCGAGGCCATCCCGGCCCTCTGGGCCCGGCGCAAGCCGCACGAGCCGCGCATCGTCAACTAG
- a CDS encoding DUF2147 domain-containing protein: MRDSRYDVTLCGDGTQLCAELVWLGNGADNAENLPYLNTLLIDHAQQTRPNQWKGDLHIYGQTAAGTITQVSADQITLKGCVAFVICKSYQMYRYVE; the protein is encoded by the coding sequence ATGCGCGATTCGCGTTATGACGTGACCCTATGCGGCGATGGCACGCAACTTTGCGCCGAACTGGTGTGGCTGGGCAATGGCGCCGACAATGCGGAAAACCTGCCCTATCTCAACACGCTGCTGATCGATCATGCGCAGCAGACCCGGCCCAATCAGTGGAAGGGAGACCTGCATATCTATGGGCAGACGGCGGCGGGGACCATTACCCAGGTCAGCGCCGACCAGATTACGCTCAAGGGCTGCGTCGCCTTCGTGATCTGCAAAAGCTACCAGATGTATCGGTATGTGGAGTAG
- a CDS encoding DUF2147 domain-containing protein, which translates to MHNFTRWLAVALVSLAPTLPALASPEGVWELETRDTRFSLNLCGDGTRLCGQLVWLSDVDYNEQYKPYLNRPMAEMLTPVGANQWKGTLHLFGQRFSGTITQRSENQLTLSGCAFLVVCKTYQMYRLVP; encoded by the coding sequence ATGCACAACTTTACCCGATGGCTTGCTGTCGCACTTGTTTCCCTTGCGCCGACCCTGCCGGCCCTGGCCTCACCCGAGGGCGTGTGGGAGCTGGAAACCCGCGACACCCGTTTCTCGCTCAATCTGTGCGGGGACGGCACAAGGTTGTGCGGCCAGCTCGTCTGGCTGTCCGACGTCGACTATAACGAGCAGTACAAGCCCTATCTCAACCGGCCCATGGCCGAGATGCTGACGCCCGTGGGCGCCAATCAGTGGAAGGGTACGCTGCATCTGTTCGGACAAAGGTTCAGCGGCACCATTACCCAACGCAGCGAGAACCAGTTGACCCTATCCGGCTGCGCCTTCCTGGTGGTCTGCAAGACCTATCAGATGTATCGGCTCGTCCCATGA
- a CDS encoding thymidine kinase, which produces MAKLYFSYAAMNAGKSTLLLQAAYNYRERGMRPLLYTSALYAEEGVGLITSRIGIAEEAELYAAGDDLYQSVRDYHEESKVDCVFVDEAQFLTRDQVWQLARVADRLNIPIMCYGLRTDFQGKLFPGSMELLAVADALREIRTICTCGAKATMVVRQDMSGRVLTDGDQVSIEKSVYLSLCRKHWEEAVGRWPVKGP; this is translated from the coding sequence ATGGCCAAGCTCTACTTTTCCTATGCTGCGATGAATGCAGGCAAGTCGACCCTGCTGCTGCAGGCGGCCTACAATTATCGCGAGCGGGGCATGCGCCCCCTGCTCTACACATCCGCCCTCTACGCCGAGGAAGGGGTGGGCCTCATCACGTCACGCATCGGCATCGCCGAGGAGGCCGAACTCTATGCGGCCGGTGACGACCTCTACCAGTCCGTCCGCGACTACCACGAGGAATCCAAGGTCGACTGCGTCTTTGTCGACGAGGCCCAGTTCCTCACCCGCGACCAGGTCTGGCAATTGGCGCGCGTCGCCGACCGGCTCAACATCCCCATCATGTGCTATGGCCTGCGGACCGATTTTCAGGGCAAGCTCTTTCCCGGCTCCATGGAGCTTCTGGCTGTCGCCGATGCCCTGCGCGAAATCCGCACCATCTGTACCTGCGGCGCCAAGGCCACCATGGTGGTCCGCCAGGACATGTCCGGTCGCGTCCTCACCGATGGCGACCAGGTGTCGATCGAAAAGTCCGTCTATCTCTCCCTCTGCCGCAAGCATTGGGAAGAGGCGGTTGGCCGCTGGCCGGTGAAAGGACCCTGA
- a CDS encoding acyl-CoA thioesterase: MHTDATEPKGALTIRTLAMPADTNPAGDIFGGWVMSQMDIAGAIAAVERVKGRVVTVAVDSMTFIAPVKVGDVLCIYTDIQRIGTTSITVGLEAWVRRNRLDDRTKVTEARFVYVSLDENGQKRPIPAT, translated from the coding sequence ATGCACACAGACGCGACCGAGCCGAAGGGCGCCCTCACCATCCGCACCCTCGCCATGCCCGCCGATACCAATCCGGCCGGTGACATCTTCGGCGGCTGGGTGATGAGCCAGATGGACATTGCCGGGGCCATTGCCGCGGTCGAGCGCGTCAAGGGCCGCGTCGTCACCGTGGCCGTGGACTCCATGACCTTCATCGCCCCGGTCAAGGTGGGTGACGTACTCTGCATCTATACCGACATCCAGCGCATCGGCACCACCTCGATCACCGTGGGCCTCGAAGCCTGGGTGCGCCGCAATCGCCTAGACGACCGCACCAAGGTCACCGAGGCGCGCTTCGTCTATGTCTCGCTCGACGAGAACGGCCAGAAGCGCCCCATTCCAGCCACCTGA
- a CDS encoding SH3 domain-containing protein has product MHRQTRKRILNLATGVAVAAAAVVVFLPAAQAAPGTVTTNVNVRSGPGTNYAVVDVARAGQQVDVQRCQGSWCYVVKSGPDGWVSASYLSASGRPVNPSNPGISFGFTIGGPDGPQISIGVGNQPQPPRPGPRPPVIQPVYDDVCFYDRTRFRGDSFCMSDGEAIRDLRGWTDRISSFDNPDGLEVQVCSQPNFRSCRTYTTGASSLGDFDDYIASVRVR; this is encoded by the coding sequence ATGCATCGTCAGACCCGCAAGAGAATTCTGAACCTGGCCACTGGCGTCGCCGTCGCCGCCGCGGCGGTCGTGGTCTTCCTGCCCGCCGCCCAGGCCGCGCCGGGTACCGTCACCACCAATGTGAATGTGCGCTCCGGCCCCGGCACCAACTACGCCGTGGTCGATGTCGCGCGCGCCGGCCAGCAGGTCGATGTGCAGCGCTGCCAGGGTTCCTGGTGCTATGTGGTCAAGTCCGGCCCCGACGGCTGGGTCTCGGCCAGCTATCTCAGCGCCAGCGGCCGTCCGGTCAACCCGTCCAATCCAGGCATTTCCTTCGGCTTCACCATTGGTGGTCCCGATGGCCCGCAGATCAGCATCGGCGTGGGCAACCAGCCCCAGCCGCCGCGTCCCGGGCCGCGCCCGCCCGTCATCCAGCCCGTGTATGACGATGTCTGCTTCTACGACCGCACCCGCTTCCGGGGCGACAGCTTCTGCATGAGCGATGGCGAGGCTATCCGTGACCTGCGCGGCTGGACCGACCGCATCTCGTCTTTCGACAATCCCGATGGCCTGGAAGTTCAGGTGTGCTCGCAGCCCAATTTCCGCTCCTGCCGCACCTATACCACCGGCGCTTCCTCGCTGGGTGATTTCGACGACTACATCGCCTCGGTCCGTGTGCGGTAA